One window of Curtobacterium sp. 458 genomic DNA carries:
- a CDS encoding sugar ABC transporter substrate-binding protein gives MHKRLRRGLSALAIGVTAAIAMTACASGGSGSGGSSDDITKALEKGGTLTYWSWTPSAEAQVAAFEKAYPKVKVKLVNAGTGNDQYTKLQNTIKAGSGAPDVAQIEYFALPQFALSDSLVDLKSYGFDKLADKYGAGTWQSVDLDGKVYGLPQDSGPMAMFYNEKTFKEAGITTPPKTWDEYVADAEKIHKSNPDAYIAADSGDAGFTTSMIWQAGGRPFEVKGTDVTVNLQDEGTKKWTSTWNQLVEKGLLSQTPGWTDDWYKQLGNGEIATMVTGAWMPGVLESSVKDGSGNWRVAPIPTYDGSSDVTANNGGSAEVVMKQSKNPALAAGFLKWLNSSQDSIDVFLKSGGFPSTKAQLTSSSFTAEKPEYFGGEAINETLSKASSSVAEGWQYLPFQVYANSVYADTVGQAYQNKTDLNAGLEAWQKAIVKYGNEQGFKVTSK, from the coding sequence ATGCACAAGCGTCTCCGGCGCGGGCTCAGCGCCCTCGCGATCGGCGTCACCGCAGCCATCGCCATGACGGCCTGCGCCTCCGGCGGCTCCGGCTCCGGCGGGTCGTCCGACGACATCACCAAGGCCCTCGAGAAGGGCGGCACGCTCACCTACTGGTCGTGGACCCCCTCCGCCGAGGCCCAGGTCGCCGCGTTCGAGAAGGCCTACCCCAAGGTGAAGGTCAAGCTCGTCAACGCCGGCACCGGCAACGACCAGTACACGAAGCTGCAGAACACTATCAAGGCCGGCTCGGGCGCCCCCGACGTCGCGCAGATCGAGTACTTCGCCCTGCCGCAGTTCGCCCTGAGCGACTCGCTCGTCGATCTCAAGTCGTACGGGTTCGACAAGCTCGCCGACAAGTACGGCGCGGGCACCTGGCAGTCGGTCGACCTCGACGGCAAGGTCTACGGCCTGCCGCAGGACTCCGGCCCCATGGCGATGTTCTACAACGAGAAGACCTTCAAGGAAGCCGGCATCACCACCCCGCCGAAGACGTGGGACGAGTACGTCGCCGACGCCGAGAAGATCCACAAGTCGAACCCGGACGCCTACATCGCGGCCGACTCCGGCGACGCGGGCTTCACCACCTCGATGATCTGGCAGGCCGGCGGCCGTCCGTTCGAGGTCAAGGGCACCGACGTCACCGTCAACCTGCAGGACGAGGGCACCAAGAAGTGGACCTCGACCTGGAACCAGCTCGTCGAGAAGGGCCTGCTCTCGCAGACCCCCGGCTGGACCGACGACTGGTACAAGCAGCTCGGCAACGGTGAGATCGCCACGATGGTCACCGGCGCCTGGATGCCCGGCGTCCTCGAGTCGAGCGTGAAGGACGGCAGCGGCAACTGGCGCGTCGCCCCGATCCCGACCTACGACGGCTCCTCCGACGTGACCGCCAACAACGGTGGTTCCGCCGAGGTCGTCATGAAGCAGTCGAAGAACCCGGCCCTCGCCGCCGGCTTCCTCAAGTGGCTGAACTCCTCGCAGGACTCGATCGACGTGTTCCTCAAGTCTGGTGGCTTCCCGTCGACCAAGGCACAGCTCACCTCGTCGTCCTTCACCGCCGAGAAGCCGGAGTACTTCGGCGGCGAGGCGATCAACGAGACCCTCTCGAAGGCGTCGTCCAGCGTGGCCGAGGGATGGCAGTACCTGCCGTTCCAGGTCTACGCGAACAGCGTCTACGCGGACACCGTCGGCCAGGCCTACCAGAACAAGACCGACCTGAACGCTGGTCTCGAGGCCTGGCAGAAGGCCATCGTGAAGTACGGCAACGAGCAGGGCTTCAAGGTCACCTCGAAGTAA